In the Nitrospirales bacterium LBB_01 genome, one interval contains:
- the fliQ gene encoding flagellar biosynthesis protein FliQ gives MTVEMVKDISGDVFKTLLTLASPILLVSMVVGLLVSFFQAITQLQEFTLTFVPKVVAVFLCIFILLPWFAKIMITFTTHLFERMPMYIR, from the coding sequence ATGACCGTTGAAATGGTTAAAGATATATCGGGCGATGTGTTTAAAACTCTGCTGACATTGGCCTCCCCTATACTTTTAGTCAGCATGGTAGTGGGTTTGCTTGTCAGCTTTTTTCAGGCTATAACACAACTTCAGGAGTTTACGCTTACCTTTGTGCCTAAGGTGGTGGCAGTGTTTCTCTGTATTTTTATTCTGCTTCCGTGGTTTGCAAAGATTATGATTACATTTACAACACATTTATTTGAAAGAATGCCCATGTACATTAGGTAG
- the fliN gene encoding flagellar motor switch protein FliN, with product MDAVKADFQELDKDAPKEGMRDIKFLLDIPLTITVEIGRTKMMIQDLLQLGQGSVVELDKLAGEPMEILVNQKVIARGEVVVVNEKFGIRLTDIVSPNERLKQLR from the coding sequence ATGGATGCAGTAAAGGCGGACTTTCAGGAGTTGGACAAAGACGCCCCAAAAGAGGGCATGAGAGATATAAAATTCCTTCTTGATATTCCTCTTACCATAACAGTGGAGATAGGACGTACAAAAATGATGATTCAAGACCTGCTGCAGCTTGGTCAGGGCTCAGTTGTGGAGCTTGATAAACTTGCAGGGGAGCCTATGGAAATACTTGTTAACCAAAAAGTAATAGCACGCGGCGAAGTTGTTGTTGTAAACGAAAAATTTGGAATCAGACTCACCGATATAGTAAGTCCTAATGAGAGGTTAAAGCAGTTAAGATGA
- the fliP gene encoding flagellar type III secretion system pore protein FliP (The bacterial flagellar biogenesis protein FliP forms a type III secretion system (T3SS)-type pore required for flagellar assembly.), with amino-acid sequence MNFNIDHPLVSMFLLMSFLSLIPAMLIMLTSFTRTVVILSFLRQAIGGAQIPPNAVVVGLSIFITFFVMAPTFDKLAKDSITPYIDRKITLTEAFKRGEEPVKTFMLRQTRQKDLALFIQLSKSPQPYEPKDVPFKVVAPAFVISELKTAFEMGFLLYLPFIIIDMVVASVMLSMGMMMLPPVTISLPFKLLLFVLVDGWNLIVGSVVRSFQ; translated from the coding sequence ATGAATTTTAACATTGATCACCCGCTTGTTTCTATGTTTTTGTTAATGAGTTTTCTTTCGCTTATACCTGCAATGCTGATAATGTTGACGTCTTTTACGCGCACAGTGGTTATTCTATCTTTTTTGCGGCAGGCCATAGGTGGAGCACAGATACCGCCAAATGCGGTAGTGGTAGGACTTTCCATTTTCATTACGTTCTTTGTAATGGCTCCAACCTTTGATAAACTCGCTAAGGATTCAATCACACCGTACATAGACAGGAAAATCACGCTGACCGAGGCGTTTAAGCGCGGTGAGGAACCTGTTAAAACTTTTATGCTGAGACAGACCCGTCAAAAAGACTTAGCACTGTTTATACAACTGTCTAAGTCCCCACAGCCTTATGAACCAAAAGATGTTCCATTTAAGGTGGTTGCCCCTGCTTTTGTGATAAGCGAGCTAAAAACAGCTTTTGAGATGGGCTTTTTGCTCTATCTGCCCTTTATCATCATAGACATGGTTGTTGCAAGTGTTATGCTTTCAATGGGTATGATGATGCTGCCTCCGGTTACGATTTCACTTCCGTTTAAACTTCTTTTGTTTGTTTTGGTTGACGGATGGAATCTTATCGTAGGCTCTGTCGTAAGGAGTTTCCAATGA
- a CDS encoding FliO/MopB family protein produces the protein MTAAVIQMVFALMAVIAIIYGMSYFMKKRGKQGGFLTMKEYLPLGPKRGIAMVKAGADFLVLSVTQNDIRLLKTIKESSLDGQDFKVNLDTEVKSLQVHDTASAGTGR, from the coding sequence ATGACAGCAGCGGTTATACAGATGGTTTTTGCTCTTATGGCAGTAATTGCCATCATATACGGCATGTCATACTTTATGAAGAAACGCGGCAAGCAGGGGGGATTTCTCACTATGAAAGAGTACCTGCCCCTTGGCCCAAAAAGAGGAATAGCCATGGTTAAGGCAGGGGCCGATTTTTTGGTACTATCGGTAACACAAAACGATATTCGGCTTCTTAAGACAATAAAAGAATCGTCGCTGGATGGACAGGATTTTAAGGTTAACTTAGATACCGAGGTCAAGAGCCTGCAAGTCCACGACACTGCATCAGCCGGTACAGGGAGGTAA